From the Ruminiclostridium josui JCM 17888 genome, one window contains:
- a CDS encoding D-alanyl-D-alanine carboxypeptidase family protein, translating to MGKKIISVIVALILILNCIPVFAWAPAEGLTSSSVVLMDTVRGQVLFEKNAYKHLSPSVMCKLMTALVTIEKTDLNAKVTISKNAASYNGLNLVVGNQYTVEDLLYAVILSQGNDAAVALAEYVGDGDIQKFVNYMNTKAKELSLKDTYFVNPTGLFDKEQYTSANDIALLIKAAISNNTFNMIFGAKGFGWLNGNNSSILTNQNTLFWSYKGVDGGKLGTNTNPQSFSVVTTASQNDKRLIAVVFNTSKENAFSETTKLFDYGFSKFYTGVLVPKNIPQRSIEVDNIKIDLISKIDVYYTYPVGDSFIKDISFIQNEKLHLPINTETIAGVLKYTLNDNTVIEVNLYSDKTVSAPEDYKTKIKDIVTENRDLVIIVGILVVIELILIINNIIKFMFRAKKTRTQQ from the coding sequence ATGGGCAAAAAAATAATTTCAGTTATAGTGGCACTAATTCTAATATTGAATTGTATTCCGGTTTTTGCATGGGCGCCAGCTGAAGGCCTAACTTCCAGCTCTGTAGTCCTAATGGATACCGTAAGGGGACAAGTTCTTTTTGAAAAAAATGCTTATAAGCATTTATCACCTTCGGTTATGTGTAAACTTATGACTGCTCTTGTTACCATTGAAAAAACAGATTTAAATGCAAAGGTTACAATCAGTAAAAATGCCGCCAGCTATAATGGGCTCAATCTTGTGGTAGGAAATCAGTATACTGTTGAGGATTTACTTTATGCCGTAATTCTTTCACAGGGAAATGACGCAGCTGTAGCCCTTGCCGAATATGTAGGTGATGGTGATATCCAAAAATTTGTCAACTATATGAACACAAAAGCTAAAGAGTTATCTTTAAAAGATACATATTTTGTAAATCCAACAGGTCTTTTTGATAAAGAGCAATATACTTCTGCCAATGATATTGCTTTACTTATAAAAGCAGCAATATCAAATAATACATTTAATATGATATTTGGTGCTAAAGGTTTTGGCTGGCTTAATGGGAACAATTCTTCCATTTTAACAAACCAAAATACCCTTTTTTGGAGTTATAAAGGTGTTGATGGCGGAAAATTAGGTACAAATACAAACCCTCAGAGTTTTTCTGTGGTTACTACTGCTTCTCAAAATGATAAACGACTTATTGCTGTAGTATTCAACACCAGTAAAGAAAATGCTTTTTCCGAGACTACAAAACTTTTTGATTACGGGTTTTCCAAGTTTTATACGGGAGTACTAGTTCCAAAAAATATCCCCCAAAGAAGTATAGAAGTGGATAACATTAAGATTGATTTGATAAGTAAAATAGATGTTTATTACACCTATCCGGTTGGAGACAGCTTTATTAAAGATATAAGCTTTATACAAAATGAAAAGTTGCATCTTCCGATTAATACCGAAACTATTGCAGGTGTCCTAAAATACACACTTAATGATAATACTGTAATAGAAGTTAATTTATATTCGGACAAGACTGTATCAGCCCCTGAGGATTACAAAACAAAAATAAAAGATATTGTCACAGAAAACAGGGATTTGGTGATAATCGTAGGTATTCTTGTAGTCATTGAACTTATTCTAATAATAAACAATATAATAAAGTTTATGTTTAGAGCCAAAAAAACAAGAACCCAGCAGTAG